A genome region from Candidatus Rokuibacteriota bacterium includes the following:
- a CDS encoding class I SAM-dependent methyltransferase, translating into MNKRAEKMLRLMDRAVTEWHIPVIGKEKGRVIKRLLAKHAPTRGIEVGSLFGYSAILIAGNMPRGGRLTCLENNPYLAKFCQSNADHAGLKGRVKVVVGDALRVLPFLRGPVDFMLLDAKKEDYLDYLKAVEPRLVKGALIIADNTGIYRRDVKPYLSHVRGGAPYTSREYDFGFDCMEVSVFRG; encoded by the coding sequence ATGAACAAGCGCGCCGAGAAGATGCTGCGGCTGATGGACCGGGCCGTGACCGAGTGGCACATCCCCGTCATCGGAAAGGAGAAGGGGCGCGTGATCAAGCGGCTCCTCGCCAAGCACGCGCCCACGCGCGGCATCGAGGTCGGCTCGCTCTTCGGCTACTCGGCGATCCTGATCGCGGGCAACATGCCGCGCGGCGGCAGGCTCACGTGCCTCGAGAACAACCCGTACCTCGCCAAGTTCTGCCAGTCGAACGCCGACCACGCCGGGCTCAAGGGCCGCGTCAAGGTGGTCGTGGGCGACGCGCTCCGCGTGCTGCCGTTCCTGCGGGGCCCCGTGGACTTCATGCTGCTCGACGCGAAGAAGGAAGACTATCTCGACTACTTGAAGGCCGTCGAGCCGCGGCTCGTCAAGGGCGCCCTCATCATCGCGGACAACACCGGCATCTACCGCCGCGACGTGAAACCCTACCTGTCCCACGTGCGGGGCGGCGCTCCGTACACGAGCCGCGAGTACGACTTCGGCTTCGACTGCATGGAAGTCTCCGTGTTCCGCGGGTAG
- a CDS encoding PIN domain-containing protein, whose product MADLRVFLDANILFTAAYSPDGLSPLLIELGAAGRVTLLTSPLAIVEAERNFEAKRPAALPTLRRSLTAVRVVREAAPADVERLTPPELSSKDRPLLAVAIVAHATHFVTGDVAHFGRWINRRARLPLRVMTPRQFLTEVHP is encoded by the coding sequence GTGGCTGACCTCCGTGTTTTCCTCGACGCCAACATTCTCTTCACCGCCGCATACAGCCCGGACGGCCTCTCGCCGCTCCTGATCGAGCTGGGAGCGGCCGGCCGCGTCACGCTCCTGACCTCGCCCCTTGCGATCGTCGAGGCCGAAAGGAATTTCGAGGCGAAGCGACCGGCGGCGCTGCCCACCCTACGGAGGAGCCTTACCGCCGTTCGCGTCGTCAGAGAGGCGGCGCCGGCCGACGTCGAGCGCCTGACGCCTCCGGAGCTGTCTTCGAAGGATCGGCCACTCCTCGCGGTGGCAATCGTCGCCCACGCCACCCACTTCGTGACGGGCGACGTGGCGCACTTCGGACGCTGGATTAATCGGCGCGCCCGGCTGCCGCTCCGGGTCATGACGCCACGGCAGTTCCTCACGGAAGTGCACCCATGA
- a CDS encoding adenylate/guanylate cyclase domain-containing protein, with translation MKCSRCQHENASEARYCNACGVRLDLTCPSCGHGNAPSSLFCNQCGHALNGSGSAASAQRFVSPESYSPKHLAEKILTSKAALEGERKQVTVLFADLKGSMELLADRDPEEARKILDPVLTLMMDAVHHYEGTVNQVMGDGIMALFGAPLAHEDHAVRACYAALRMQESVAQYAEGVLRSQGVPIQIRVGLNSGEVVVRAIGSDLHMDYTAVGQTTHLAARMEQMATPGTILLAPATLQLAEGYVQVAARGPVAVKGLPDPVEIYALTGASAQRTRLHAAAARGLTRFVGRAAEIEQIRRTLALADDGRGQLVAVVGEPGVGKSRLVYEFTHSHRTQDWLILEAGSVSYGKATSYLPVIDLLKSYFKVHERETHREIREKVTGKLLTLDRTLEPILPALLALLDVPVDDAHWQALDPAQRRQRTLDAVKHLLLRESQGQPVFVVFEDLHWIDAETQAVLDGLIESLPTARVLLLVNYRPEYQHGWVSKTYYSQLRLDALPPESAGELLSALLGDDPALEPLKRLLVRRGNPFFIEESIRTLVETQALTGERGAYRLTRPIQAIEVPATVQVILAARIDRLPAEDKQLLQTASVIGKDVPFVLLHAVAEAAEDAVQRGLTHLQAAEFLCETSLFPDLEYTFRHALTHEVAYGGLLHDRRREIHAAIGEAMEHHYAGRLSEQAERLAHHSVRGEAWEKAVTHLWQAGRNARARSVYRQAVAFLEQAVEILTRLPDTAENAALRIDLVCRDLSDPLVILSQYPQLLEHLRAAALLAEKVGDRARLADVLARTVGPLRATGQDDHAVEIGERALALAKEVGDARSNALAGMELSSVHFIRGDTRLAEALLTQALLALDSLPAGTGDPDSVWLRRRILENLVRVLTTTGRYQEAVRRGEEALRMAEDLGHSAPIAWTLGRLGRV, from the coding sequence ATGAAGTGCTCCCGGTGCCAGCATGAGAACGCTTCCGAGGCGAGGTACTGTAACGCCTGCGGCGTCCGCCTCGATCTGACCTGCCCGTCCTGCGGCCACGGCAACGCTCCCAGCAGCCTCTTCTGCAACCAGTGCGGTCACGCCCTCAACGGGTCCGGCTCGGCAGCGAGCGCGCAGCGTTTCGTATCACCTGAGTCCTACAGCCCCAAGCATCTCGCGGAGAAGATTCTGACCTCGAAGGCCGCCCTGGAGGGCGAGCGGAAGCAGGTCACGGTCCTCTTCGCCGACCTCAAGGGCTCCATGGAGCTGCTCGCCGACCGTGATCCCGAAGAGGCGCGCAAGATTCTCGATCCCGTCCTCACGCTGATGATGGACGCCGTCCATCACTACGAGGGCACCGTGAATCAGGTGATGGGCGACGGCATCATGGCGCTCTTCGGCGCGCCGCTCGCCCATGAAGATCACGCCGTGCGGGCGTGCTATGCCGCGCTGCGCATGCAGGAGTCCGTCGCGCAGTACGCGGAGGGTGTCCTCCGCTCGCAGGGCGTGCCCATCCAGATCCGCGTGGGGCTCAACTCCGGCGAGGTGGTCGTCCGCGCCATCGGGTCCGATCTGCACATGGATTATACGGCGGTCGGTCAGACGACCCACCTGGCCGCCCGCATGGAGCAGATGGCGACGCCCGGCACGATCCTGCTCGCCCCCGCGACACTCCAGCTCGCCGAAGGCTACGTGCAGGTCGCCGCCCGTGGGCCGGTCGCGGTCAAGGGCCTGCCGGACCCCGTGGAGATCTACGCGCTCACCGGAGCGAGCGCGCAGCGGACCCGGCTCCACGCGGCCGCCGCGCGGGGACTGACGCGGTTCGTCGGCCGAGCCGCCGAGATCGAGCAGATCCGCCGGACGCTCGCCCTCGCGGACGACGGGCGCGGCCAGCTCGTCGCCGTCGTGGGGGAACCCGGTGTGGGGAAGTCCCGCCTCGTCTACGAGTTCACCCACTCCCACCGGACTCAGGACTGGCTCATCCTGGAAGCGGGCTCGGTGTCCTACGGCAAGGCGACCAGCTACCTGCCCGTCATCGACCTCCTCAAGAGCTACTTCAAGGTGCACGAGCGCGAGACCCACCGCGAGATTCGCGAGAAGGTGACCGGCAAGCTCCTCACGCTGGATCGCACCCTCGAGCCGATCCTGCCCGCCTTGCTGGCCCTCCTCGATGTGCCTGTCGATGACGCCCACTGGCAGGCGCTCGATCCCGCCCAGCGCCGGCAGCGCACCCTCGACGCCGTCAAGCACCTCCTGCTCCGGGAGAGCCAGGGGCAACCGGTGTTCGTGGTCTTCGAGGACCTGCACTGGATCGATGCCGAGACGCAGGCCGTGCTCGACGGCCTGATCGAGAGTCTGCCCACGGCCAGGGTCCTCCTGCTGGTCAACTACCGGCCCGAGTACCAGCATGGCTGGGTGAGCAAGACCTACTACAGCCAGCTCCGCCTCGATGCGCTCCCGCCCGAGAGTGCGGGCGAGCTGCTGAGCGCCCTCCTGGGCGACGACCCGGCGCTGGAGCCCCTCAAGCGACTGCTGGTCAGACGCGGGAACCCCTTCTTCATCGAAGAGAGCATCCGGACGCTGGTGGAGACGCAGGCACTCACCGGGGAGCGCGGCGCGTATCGTCTGACCCGGCCGATCCAGGCGATCGAGGTCCCGGCGACCGTGCAGGTGATCCTGGCGGCCCGGATCGACCGGCTCCCGGCAGAAGACAAGCAGCTGCTCCAGACGGCCTCGGTCATCGGCAAGGACGTGCCCTTCGTGCTCCTCCACGCCGTGGCGGAGGCGGCGGAGGATGCGGTGCAGCGGGGGCTCACGCATCTGCAGGCGGCCGAGTTTCTCTGCGAGACGAGCCTCTTCCCCGACCTTGAGTACACGTTCAGGCACGCTCTCACCCACGAGGTCGCCTACGGAGGCCTCCTTCACGATCGCCGCCGGGAGATCCACGCGGCCATCGGCGAGGCCATGGAGCACCACTACGCCGGCCGCCTGAGCGAGCAGGCGGAGCGGCTAGCGCATCACTCGGTGCGAGGGGAAGCGTGGGAGAAGGCAGTAACCCACCTCTGGCAGGCGGGACGAAATGCTAGAGCCCGGTCGGTATACCGGCAGGCGGTGGCCTTCCTCGAGCAGGCGGTGGAGATCCTCACGCGGCTGCCCGACACCGCCGAGAATGCGGCTCTCCGCATTGACCTCGTCTGCCGCGACCTGTCGGATCCTCTCGTGATTCTCTCCCAATACCCGCAGCTCCTCGAGCATCTGCGCGCCGCCGCGCTCCTCGCCGAGAAGGTCGGTGACCGCGCGAGACTTGCCGACGTGCTGGCGCGGACTGTCGGACCCCTGCGCGCGACCGGCCAAGACGATCACGCGGTGGAAATTGGTGAGAGAGCCCTTGCCCTTGCGAAGGAAGTCGGTGACGCTCGGTCGAATGCGCTCGCCGGAATGGAGCTAAGCTCCGTTCACTTCATCAGAGGCGACACGCGTCTTGCCGAGGCCCTGCTGACGCAGGCTTTGCTCGCGCTCGACTCCCTGCCGGCGGGAACCGGTGACCCCGATAGCGTTTGGCTCCGGCGCAGGATCCTGGAGAACCTCGTTCGGGTGCTGACCACGACCGGGCGGTACCAGGAAGCCGTCCGGCGCGGGGAAGAGGCCCTGCGCATGGCGGAGGACCTGGGTCACTCTGCCCCCATTGCGTGGACGCTCGGTCGGCTGGGTCGTGTCTAA
- a CDS encoding acyl-CoA dehydrogenase family protein: MSFTLTEEQRALKAAVYDLCKQYPPEYWRDLDAKREYPDALVNDLTKAGYLGVLIPQEFGGAGLGIMEGALILEEINRSGGNAGACHAQMYIMGTVLRHGSEQQKKTFLPKIATGELRLQAFGVTEPNAGSDTTKLQTTAIRKGDSYVVNGQKMFISRVLQSDLMLLLARTTPVDQVKKKTDGLSVFLIDIRHLKGKGLEVRPLRMMMNHSTNALFFDNVEIPAGSLVGQEGKGFSYILDGMNAERILVASDSLGDARWFIEKAVAYSSQRVIFGKPIGANQGVQFPIAKAHMAIEAADLMRTKAAKMFDAGIPCGPEANMAKYLASEAAIDAGNACIDCHGGYGFAEEYDIERKFRESRLYRAAPINNNLIMAYVGEHVLGMPRSY; the protein is encoded by the coding sequence ATGTCTTTCACGCTGACCGAAGAGCAGCGGGCCCTCAAGGCCGCCGTCTACGACCTCTGCAAGCAGTACCCGCCCGAGTACTGGCGCGACCTCGACGCCAAGCGCGAGTATCCGGACGCCCTCGTCAACGACCTGACCAAGGCGGGGTACCTCGGGGTGTTGATCCCGCAGGAATTCGGCGGGGCGGGGCTCGGGATCATGGAGGGCGCGCTGATCCTGGAAGAGATCAACCGCTCGGGCGGCAACGCCGGCGCCTGCCACGCGCAGATGTACATCATGGGCACGGTGCTGCGCCACGGTTCGGAGCAGCAGAAGAAGACCTTCCTGCCCAAGATCGCCACGGGCGAGCTGCGCCTCCAGGCCTTCGGCGTCACCGAGCCCAACGCGGGCTCCGATACGACGAAGCTCCAGACCACGGCGATCCGCAAGGGCGACAGCTACGTGGTCAACGGGCAGAAGATGTTCATCTCGCGAGTGCTCCAGTCCGACCTGATGCTGCTGCTCGCGCGCACGACGCCCGTGGACCAGGTCAAGAAGAAGACCGACGGGTTGTCCGTCTTCCTCATCGACATCAGGCATCTCAAGGGCAAGGGGCTCGAGGTCCGCCCGCTCAGGATGATGATGAACCACTCGACCAACGCCCTCTTCTTCGACAACGTGGAGATCCCCGCCGGCAGCCTCGTGGGACAGGAGGGCAAGGGCTTCTCCTACATCCTCGACGGCATGAACGCCGAGCGCATCCTGGTCGCCTCGGACTCGCTCGGGGACGCGAGGTGGTTCATCGAGAAGGCCGTCGCCTACTCGAGCCAGCGCGTCATCTTCGGCAAGCCCATCGGCGCGAATCAGGGAGTCCAGTTTCCCATCGCCAAGGCGCACATGGCGATCGAGGCCGCCGACCTCATGCGCACCAAGGCCGCCAAGATGTTCGACGCGGGGATCCCGTGCGGGCCCGAGGCCAACATGGCCAAGTACCTGGCCTCCGAGGCGGCCATCGACGCCGGCAACGCCTGCATCGACTGCCACGGCGGCTACGGCTTCGCCGAGGAGTACGACATCGAGCGCAAGTTCCGGGAGTCGCGCCTCTACCGCGCGGCGCCGATCAACAACAACCTGATCATGGCCTACGTCGGGGAGCACGTCCTCGGCATGCCGCGCTCGTACTAG
- a CDS encoding hydroxymethylglutaryl-CoA lyase, which produces MPKRVTVCEVGTRDGFQIEPDFIPTAQKIEVVNLLSATGMPRIEVTSFVSPKVVPQLKDAEAVMAGITRRPGTRYSALVPNDKGAVRAVDAGVDDIHTVVSASESHNLANVNMSIAESIVKLKATAEVAHRGGKPVYAGISCSFGCPFEGEVPVAQLESVVSRLVDLGAKGIGLADTTGMANPAQVSRVLEHLMPRFPKVEWTLHTHDTRAMAIPNILAAMEMGVTNFDGSIGGLGGCPFAPGASGNVCTEDLVHCLWAMGVETGIDLDALVGVSTRVQEIVGRALPGQIVKAGKWSRRYPLPDGVQSRLAAR; this is translated from the coding sequence CTGCCCAAGCGCGTGACGGTCTGCGAGGTGGGGACGCGGGACGGGTTCCAGATCGAGCCCGACTTCATCCCGACCGCGCAGAAGATCGAGGTGGTCAATCTCCTTTCGGCCACGGGGATGCCGCGGATCGAGGTGACGTCTTTCGTCTCGCCCAAGGTCGTGCCCCAGCTCAAGGACGCCGAGGCGGTGATGGCGGGGATCACGCGGCGCCCGGGGACGCGCTACTCGGCGCTCGTGCCCAACGACAAGGGCGCTGTCCGCGCCGTGGACGCGGGCGTGGACGACATCCACACCGTGGTCTCGGCCAGCGAGAGCCACAACCTCGCCAACGTCAACATGTCCATCGCCGAGTCCATCGTCAAGTTGAAGGCGACGGCTGAGGTCGCGCACCGAGGTGGCAAGCCCGTCTACGCCGGCATCTCGTGCTCCTTCGGCTGCCCCTTCGAGGGCGAGGTGCCCGTGGCGCAGCTCGAGTCCGTCGTCTCGCGCTTGGTGGACCTCGGAGCGAAGGGAATAGGCCTCGCCGACACCACGGGCATGGCCAATCCGGCCCAAGTCTCACGAGTGCTCGAGCACCTGATGCCGCGCTTCCCCAAGGTCGAGTGGACCCTCCACACCCACGACACGCGCGCGATGGCGATCCCGAACATCCTGGCCGCCATGGAGATGGGCGTGACCAACTTCGACGGCTCGATCGGCGGGCTCGGCGGCTGCCCCTTCGCCCCCGGCGCCTCGGGCAACGTCTGCACCGAGGACCTCGTCCACTGCCTCTGGGCCATGGGTGTCGAGACGGGCATCGACCTCGACGCGCTGGTCGGCGTCTCCACGCGTGTCCAGGAGATCGTCGGGCGCGCGCTGCCGGGCCAGATCGTCAAGGCGGGCAAGTGGAGCCGGCGCTATCCCCTGCCCGACGGCGTCCAGTCGCGCCTGGCCGCGCGATGA
- a CDS encoding CoA transferase yields MDAPLAGLLVADLTQNVAGPTCTQILGDMGAEVVKVERPGRGDDARAWAPPYWGEESATFMSVNRNKRSLAVDMKQADGRAVLERLIARADVLVQSLRAGAVEELGLGWERAHGINPRLVYCSVTAFGTDGPLKDRPGYDPLMQALGGIMSVNGHPGQPPARVPVSIVDMGTGMWAAIAILGALRERDRTGRGANVTTALYETALAWSVFQMNQYFGTGEVPQPQGSGTAMICPYEAFPTRDAWVMIAAGSDALFAKASEGLGVPSLPRDPRFADNPARVAHRAELFDALSAVTRALTSAGVLDRLQKAGVPCAPILTLDRVAADPQTDASGMLVSAKHPRLPDYRAVGLPIRWDGERPGVSRVPPLLGEHTAEVLAELGYDQTAITELASRHVIQL; encoded by the coding sequence ATGGACGCCCCGCTGGCCGGACTCCTCGTCGCCGACCTGACCCAGAACGTCGCCGGCCCCACCTGCACCCAGATCCTGGGCGACATGGGGGCCGAGGTGGTCAAGGTGGAGCGCCCCGGACGGGGCGACGACGCGCGCGCCTGGGCGCCGCCCTACTGGGGCGAGGAGAGCGCTACCTTCATGAGCGTCAACCGCAACAAGCGCAGCCTCGCCGTGGACATGAAGCAGGCCGACGGGCGCGCCGTCCTCGAGCGACTCATCGCCCGCGCCGACGTGCTCGTCCAGTCCCTTCGCGCCGGCGCCGTCGAGGAGCTGGGGCTGGGCTGGGAGCGGGCGCATGGGATCAACCCGCGGCTCGTCTACTGCTCGGTCACCGCCTTCGGCACTGATGGTCCGCTCAAGGATCGCCCGGGCTATGACCCGCTCATGCAGGCGCTGGGCGGCATCATGTCCGTCAACGGGCATCCGGGCCAGCCGCCGGCGCGCGTGCCTGTCTCCATCGTGGACATGGGGACGGGGATGTGGGCGGCCATCGCCATCCTGGGGGCGCTGCGCGAGCGCGACCGCACCGGCCGCGGCGCCAACGTGACGACGGCGCTGTACGAGACGGCGCTGGCCTGGAGCGTCTTCCAGATGAACCAGTACTTCGGCACCGGGGAGGTCCCGCAGCCCCAGGGCTCGGGCACCGCGATGATCTGCCCGTACGAGGCCTTCCCCACGCGCGATGCCTGGGTCATGATCGCCGCCGGGTCGGATGCGCTCTTCGCGAAGGCCTCCGAGGGGCTTGGCGTCCCCAGCCTGCCCCGGGACCCGCGCTTCGCTGACAACCCGGCGCGCGTCGCCCATCGCGCGGAGCTCTTCGACGCGCTCTCGGCCGTCACGCGCGCGCTCACGAGCGCCGGCGTGCTGGATCGACTCCAGAAGGCGGGCGTGCCGTGCGCGCCCATCCTCACTCTCGACAGAGTCGCCGCCGACCCTCAAACCGACGCTAGCGGCATGCTGGTCTCCGCCAAGCATCCGCGCCTGCCCGACTATCGCGCGGTGGGCCTTCCCATCCGCTGGGACGGCGAGCGCCCCGGCGTGTCGCGTGTCCCGCCGCTGCTCGGCGAGCACACGGCTGAGGTCCTCGCGGAGCTGGGATACGACCAGACCGCCATCACGGAGCTCGCCTCGCGCCATGTCATCCAGCTATAA
- a CDS encoding MBL fold metallo-hydrolase, giving the protein MSLSEIDRLSVTTVVDNFIDSLRADEKVAKRFNQPQARRIPTLKAEHGLGHWVEVARGGETRRIAFDFGLTGESYTHNFLELGLDAGQVDAIALSHGHMDHYGGLGGFLKTYRGRMKKDLVFYGGSDHFLPRFNERNNARVYIGRLDRDELERYDLDVRVVETPTLLPEGVLLSGEMHETAPFEVIPPSLKVERDGLVVQDTFIGEQTLIANVRGRGLVVVTSCSHRGIVGICRHAVKVSGVPKVHAVIGGFHLSGLAGERITQVVDAFRALGVDYLIPQHCTGLEAIIQMGVHLPKELVVSSVGSTFTFGA; this is encoded by the coding sequence GTGAGCCTGTCTGAGATCGACCGCCTGTCCGTCACCACGGTGGTGGACAACTTCATCGACAGCCTGCGGGCAGACGAGAAGGTCGCCAAGCGCTTCAACCAACCGCAGGCGCGGCGCATTCCCACGCTCAAGGCCGAGCACGGGCTCGGCCACTGGGTCGAGGTGGCGCGCGGCGGCGAGACGCGCCGCATCGCCTTCGACTTCGGGCTCACCGGGGAGAGCTACACCCACAACTTCCTCGAGCTCGGGCTCGACGCGGGACAAGTGGACGCCATCGCCTTGAGCCACGGCCACATGGACCACTACGGAGGGCTGGGCGGCTTCCTCAAGACCTACCGCGGGCGGATGAAGAAGGACCTCGTCTTCTACGGCGGCAGCGACCACTTCCTACCGCGCTTCAACGAGCGCAACAACGCGCGCGTGTACATCGGCCGCCTGGATCGCGACGAGCTCGAGCGCTACGACCTCGACGTGCGCGTCGTCGAGACGCCCACGCTCCTGCCCGAAGGCGTGCTGCTGAGCGGTGAGATGCACGAGACGGCGCCCTTCGAGGTCATTCCCCCCTCGCTCAAGGTCGAGCGCGACGGCCTAGTCGTCCAGGACACCTTCATCGGCGAGCAGACGCTCATCGCCAACGTCAGGGGCCGCGGTCTCGTCGTCGTGACCTCGTGCTCGCACCGCGGGATCGTCGGGATCTGCCGTCACGCCGTCAAGGTTTCGGGCGTGCCAAAGGTCCACGCCGTCATCGGCGGCTTCCACCTCTCCGGCCTCGCCGGAGAGCGCATCACCCAGGTCGTGGACGCCTTCCGCGCACTCGGCGTGGATTACCTGATCCCGCAGCACTGCACAGGGCTCGAGGCCATTATCCAGATGGGCGTGCACCTGCCGAAGGAGCTGGTGGTAAGCTCGGTCGGGAGCACGTTCACCTTCGGAGCGTGA
- a CDS encoding AbrB/MazE/SpoVT family DNA-binding domain-containing protein gives MASRTPGTTTTLIVSPRGQITLPKPVRARLRLAPGSVLLLREEAGKIVLDPAAVTPVSLYSDEEIERLVGADRANPRERAALRRRWGLKAGVRRRRSRG, from the coding sequence ATGGCTTCTCGCACGCCTGGCACGACGACGACCCTGATCGTCTCTCCGCGGGGCCAGATCACCTTGCCCAAACCCGTGCGCGCACGCCTGCGGCTCGCCCCAGGCTCCGTCCTGCTGCTGCGGGAGGAGGCCGGGAAGATCGTCCTGGATCCCGCTGCGGTGACCCCAGTCTCGCTCTATTCCGACGAGGAGATCGAGCGCCTGGTCGGGGCGGATCGCGCCAACCCGCGTGAGCGGGCGGCGCTCCGCCGGCGCTGGGGCCTGAAGGCGGGCGTGCGGCGCCGTCGCAGTCGTGGCTGA
- a CDS encoding tetratricopeptide repeat protein — translation MIQWSSASLGVAYTLDGRTTEAVALLEEAVAAGESTSSLDPYTLVSLGQAYLSAGRSEDASRCAREALDMCHQRTRREVEADALHLIGDLAARREPPASEEAMAHYRQALALADELGMRPLVAHCHLGLGKLYQRTGKRQEGHEHLTIATTLYGEMDMRFWLEQAEAIMGALP, via the coding sequence GTGATTCAATGGTCCTCCGCCTCCCTGGGTGTGGCTTACACGCTCGACGGTCGCACCACGGAGGCTGTCGCTCTGCTCGAGGAGGCGGTCGCGGCTGGAGAGTCGACGAGCAGCCTGGATCCTTACACGCTGGTCTCACTGGGACAGGCCTACCTGTCGGCCGGGCGCTCGGAGGACGCCTCGAGGTGCGCGCGGGAAGCCCTTGACATGTGTCACCAGCGGACCAGGCGCGAAGTGGAGGCCGACGCCCTCCACCTGATCGGCGACCTGGCCGCCCGGCGGGAGCCGCCCGCCTCCGAGGAAGCCATGGCGCATTACCGTCAGGCCCTTGCCCTGGCCGACGAGCTCGGCATGCGCCCGCTCGTCGCCCATTGCCATCTCGGCCTCGGCAAGCTCTACCAGCGCACCGGCAAGCGGCAGGAGGGGCACGAGCACCTCACCATCGCGACAACGCTGTACGGCGAGATGGACATGCGCTTCTGGCTGGAGCAGGCGGAGGCGATCATGGGTGCACTTCCGTGA
- a CDS encoding enoyl-CoA hydratase-related protein, with protein MSSSYKTLNVTAGPDGHVVTVEFNRPEALNAMNTAMGEDLLRCFDALQWDKAVRVVVLTGSGTKAFCVGGDLKERQGMTDEVWRAQHVIFEAGAARVLHCPVPVIAAVEGFAMGGGCELAVLSDFIVASETAVFAVPEVTLGIFPGIGGTQLLPRIIGGPLAKEMIFTGRRVPAAEAKAIGLVNHLVPAGQARAKALEIAAAIAANGPVAVRQAKKAINWGSETDLETGMALAIEAYNVTVTTEDRLEGVRAFNEKRKPNFKGK; from the coding sequence ATGTCATCCAGCTATAAGACGCTCAACGTCACGGCCGGGCCGGACGGCCACGTGGTCACCGTCGAGTTCAACCGGCCGGAAGCGCTCAACGCTATGAACACGGCCATGGGCGAGGACCTGCTGCGCTGCTTCGATGCCCTCCAGTGGGACAAGGCGGTGCGCGTCGTCGTCCTCACCGGCTCAGGCACCAAGGCCTTTTGCGTGGGCGGCGATCTCAAAGAGCGCCAGGGCATGACCGACGAAGTCTGGCGCGCCCAGCACGTCATCTTCGAGGCGGGCGCCGCGCGCGTGCTCCACTGCCCCGTGCCGGTGATCGCCGCGGTCGAGGGCTTCGCCATGGGCGGCGGCTGCGAGCTGGCCGTGCTCTCCGACTTCATCGTGGCGTCGGAGACGGCGGTCTTCGCCGTGCCGGAGGTGACGCTCGGCATCTTCCCGGGCATCGGCGGGACGCAGCTGCTCCCGCGCATCATCGGCGGGCCGCTCGCGAAAGAGATGATCTTCACAGGGCGTCGGGTCCCCGCGGCAGAGGCCAAGGCCATCGGCCTCGTGAACCATCTCGTGCCGGCCGGCCAGGCGCGCGCCAAGGCGCTCGAGATCGCGGCGGCGATCGCGGCGAACGGCCCCGTCGCGGTGCGCCAGGCCAAGAAGGCCATCAACTGGGGCAGCGAGACCGACCTCGAGACCGGCATGGCGCTCGCCATCGAGGCCTACAACGTCACCGTCACGACGGAAGACCGCTTGGAAGGCGTGAGAGCGTTCAACGAGAAGCGCAAGCCCAACTTCAAAGGAAAGTAA
- a CDS encoding ABC transporter permease, translating into MRAYLVSRLAQTALVVFLSLTAVFFLVRLSGDPVLLFLPMDIQAKDVNEFRQRLGFNDPLPVQYARFVSGAVRGDFGESLRYRRDALRLVLERLPATLELGVTALLLTFCLAIPVGIFSATRRGSLFDYVGMGAAVLGQAIPGFWLGLMLIYFFSVRLGWLPTGGIGGPAHFVMPCVVLASFYAARIARLTRSSVLDTLNEEYVLTARAKGLAEWIVIGKHTLKNSAIPIVTLAGLETGQLLGGAVITETIFAWPGFGRLTVQALQNRDFPVVLAAVFVISVTYTLINLAVDLLYGWLDPRTRREVAL; encoded by the coding sequence GTGCGTGCCTATCTCGTCTCGCGCCTCGCCCAGACGGCGCTCGTCGTCTTCCTCTCGCTGACCGCCGTCTTCTTCCTGGTGCGGCTGTCGGGCGACCCGGTGCTGCTCTTCCTGCCGATGGACATCCAGGCCAAGGACGTCAACGAGTTCCGCCAGCGTCTGGGCTTCAACGATCCCCTGCCTGTCCAGTACGCGCGCTTCGTCTCGGGCGCCGTGCGAGGCGACTTCGGCGAGTCGCTCCGCTACAGGCGCGACGCGCTCCGCCTCGTGCTCGAGCGCCTGCCCGCCACGCTCGAGCTGGGCGTCACCGCGCTCCTCCTGACCTTCTGCCTCGCGATACCCGTCGGTATCTTCTCCGCCACCAGGCGCGGCAGTCTCTTCGACTACGTCGGCATGGGTGCGGCTGTCCTGGGTCAGGCCATCCCCGGCTTCTGGCTCGGGCTCATGCTGATCTATTTCTTCTCCGTGCGCCTCGGGTGGCTGCCGACAGGGGGCATCGGCGGCCCGGCCCATTTCGTCATGCCGTGCGTGGTGCTGGCGTCCTTCTACGCGGCGCGCATCGCGCGCCTCACGCGCTCGTCGGTCCTCGACACGCTGAACGAGGAGTACGTGCTGACGGCGCGGGCCAAGGGGCTCGCCGAGTGGATCGTGATCGGCAAGCACACGCTCAAGAACTCGGCCATCCCGATCGTGACGCTCGCCGGGCTCGAGACGGGCCAGCTCCTGGGCGGCGCCGTCATCACCGAGACCATCTTCGCGTGGCCCGGGTTCGGGCGGCTGACGGTCCAGGCGCTCCAGAACCGCGACTTCCCCGTCGTGCTGGCCGCGGTCTTCGTGATCTCGGTCACGTATACTTTGATTAACCTCGCGGTTGATCTTCTCTATGGATGGCTCGACCCGCGCACCCGCCGCGAGGTAGCGCTGTGA